In the Chroococcidiopsis sp. SAG 2025 genome, one interval contains:
- a CDS encoding putative bifunctional diguanylate cyclase/phosphodiesterase, with product MEKLELNQSLPENIDPSCHCSYTNFDTQLKLPSHPTSTANISRKFTALQVTIALFLACNFVTFSCIFYLLPNSRYGPTSQAIAVSLLSILAGIEVLLAYWAFQSRHIELSAIPYDEQQEKLQGRSVFDLIPLPAYWINSELKILAVNQHLAQNQSLRTDDLIGQPISFYNSDCHFIEFIQGFFSQGEQSIYKELEIQTDTCTRNLLMVAQKSALENTAILIEIDLTARQQRETVMRESEERYVLALQATNDGIWDWNLKTNAIYFSSRWKSMLDYSDNEMNSLDEWFCRIHPGDVERIKMEMLNHLSELNSKFESEYRILCKGKTYRWMLSRGIIIRDASGEAYRIVGMQSDITNRKVTEEQLLHDALHDALTGLPNRVLFMDRLSHAISLAKRRRNYLFAVLFFDLDRFKLINDSLGHSVGDQLLIAVARRLEKYLRIGDTVARLGGDEFTILLEDIKDENVATNIANRLQEELTRSFNLSGNEVFTSASIGITLSTFNYERPEDLLRDADIAMYRAKATGKARYEVFNTTMHTRAAALLQLETDLRRGLERREFQLYYQPIVSLKTNAITGFEALIRWQHPQRGLVSPAEFIPVAEETGLIVPIGWWVLREACRQLSAWKIQFPESQSLVMSINLSAKQFTQTNLVEEITEILRETDVPANSLKLEITESVIMDNAEIATTMLFQLQSLGIQLSIDDFGTGYSSLAYLYRFPTHTLKIDRSFINKIDIDSEQFEIVRTIVTLAANLGMDVVAEGVETLKHLAQLKALNCGSGQGYLFSKPVDSQMAAKLLQEQNIIVDTTLI from the coding sequence ATGGAGAAGTTAGAGTTAAATCAGTCTTTACCTGAAAATATAGATCCTAGCTGTCATTGCTCTTACACTAACTTTGACACTCAACTGAAACTGCCGTCTCATCCAACTAGTACTGCGAATATATCGCGGAAATTCACAGCCCTGCAAGTTACAATCGCACTATTCCTGGCGTGCAATTTTGTAACTTTTAGCTGCATATTTTACCTACTGCCAAATAGCCGCTATGGTCCTACCAGTCAAGCGATCGCGGTCAGCTTGTTATCTATTTTAGCTGGTATTGAAGTTTTACTTGCTTATTGGGCTTTCCAATCTCGACATATTGAGTTATCAGCAATTCCATACGATGAGCAACAAGAAAAATTACAGGGACGAAGCGTTTTCGATCTCATCCCCCTACCAGCTTACTGGATTAATTCTGAATTAAAGATTCTTGCAGTCAATCAACATCTTGCTCAAAATCAAAGCTTGCGTACCGATGACTTAATTGGGCAGCCTATTAGTTTTTATAATTCAGATTGTCATTTTATTGAGTTTATTCAAGGTTTTTTTTCCCAAGGGGAACAAAGCATTTATAAGGAACTTGAGATCCAAACTGATACCTGTACTCGTAACTTGCTAATGGTGGCGCAAAAATCTGCGCTAGAAAATACTGCAATTTTGATTGAAATCGATTTGACTGCTCGTCAGCAACGAGAAACAGTAATGCGAGAGAGCGAAGAACGCTACGTTCTGGCTTTGCAGGCTACCAACGATGGTATTTGGGATTGGAATTTAAAAACTAATGCGATTTACTTTTCTTCACGATGGAAATCAATGCTGGACTATTCAGACAATGAGATGAACTCTTTAGATGAGTGGTTTTGTCGCATTCATCCTGGAGATGTGGAACGCATTAAAATGGAAATGCTCAATCATCTTTCCGAGCTAAATTCTAAGTTTGAGAGCGAATACAGGATTTTATGCAAGGGTAAAACTTATCGTTGGATGCTTAGTCGAGGAATTATTATACGAGATGCATCAGGAGAAGCATATCGCATAGTAGGAATGCAATCTGATATTACTAACCGCAAAGTTACAGAAGAACAGTTACTCCATGATGCTCTACATGATGCATTAACTGGATTGCCTAATCGAGTTTTATTTATGGATCGGTTAAGTCATGCAATTTCTCTGGCAAAAAGACGGAGAAATTATTTATTTGCCGTACTTTTCTTCGATCTCGATCGCTTTAAGCTAATTAACGACAGTTTAGGTCATTCAGTAGGCGATCAATTACTCATTGCCGTCGCCCGTCGTCTAGAAAAATATTTACGAATTGGCGACACTGTTGCTCGTTTAGGTGGCGATGAGTTTACCATTCTATTAGAAGATATTAAAGATGAAAATGTAGCTACTAATATTGCTAATCGGCTACAAGAAGAATTAACTCGCTCTTTCAATCTCAGCGGCAACGAAGTTTTTACTAGTGCTAGTATCGGCATTACTCTCAGTACTTTTAATTACGAACGCCCAGAAGATTTACTTCGCGACGCAGATATAGCCATGTATCGCGCTAAAGCTACAGGGAAAGCTCGCTACGAAGTATTCAATACCACCATGCACACGCGAGCCGCTGCGCTCTTACAATTAGAAACTGACTTGCGACGTGGACTAGAACGACGAGAATTTCAATTATATTATCAGCCAATTGTTTCGCTTAAAACAAATGCGATTACAGGTTTTGAAGCACTTATTCGCTGGCAACATCCACAGCGAGGATTAGTTTCCCCAGCCGAATTTATTCCGGTAGCAGAGGAAACAGGTTTGATCGTTCCGATTGGCTGGTGGGTATTACGAGAAGCGTGCCGTCAGTTGAGTGCTTGGAAAATACAATTTCCTGAATCTCAATCGTTAGTCATGAGCATCAATCTTTCTGCCAAGCAGTTTACTCAAACTAATTTAGTAGAAGAAATTACTGAAATTCTGCGGGAAACAGACGTACCTGCAAATAGTTTAAAGCTGGAAATTACAGAAAGTGTGATTATGGATAATGCTGAAATAGCAACCACAATGCTGTTTCAGTTACAATCTCTGGGAATTCAGCTCTCGATTGATGACTTTGGTACGGGTTACTCGTCGTTAGCCTATTTATATCGCTTTCCTACTCATACTTTGAAAATCGATCGCTCTTTTATTAATAAGATTGATATCGACAGCGAACAATTTGAGATTGTACGCACTATTGTCACTCTTGCAGCTAATTTAGGTATGGATGTGGTAGCTGAGGGAGTAGAAACCTTAAAACATTTAGCTCAACTCAAAGCACTCAATTGCGGTAGCGGACAAGGATATCTCTTCTCAAAACCAGTCGATAGTCAAATGGCAGCAAAATTGTTACAAGAGCAGAATATAATTGTAGATACAACACTAATATGA
- a CDS encoding ATP-binding protein encodes MVPVNFKKIATKKEVVALLEYLKQETGTAIQIHDADGKRIVGVGSENSTHRYPIEFADRVIGWIAGSEKAIAIVNLISYLLKQEFEKKALANELLEKYRELTLLHDITTQITASLELKEVAQLVIEGVGKLIEATGGSISLLNQKTGELESLSSVGQAFPPQESLKLGGGLIGRIADTGKGEIVNDITADPRFGEYQGPIKSLICVPLKTKEQMNGVIFFWSQEVDELSERTALSYNSEDLKILTMFAFHAAVAIEKALLYEQSCISATVAQAQAQQLQQALYELQHTQAHLIQSEKMSSLGQLVAGIAHEIDSPVNFIHGNLAYISNYAQNLLNLIELYQKYHPSDRVQIQELMANIDLEFLLEDLPKTLNSMKVDVGRIRKIALSLRDFSRSDELEMKPIDINEGIDSTLLILDSRLKAISKHSGIRIVREYGKLPLIDCYSSQINQVFMSILANAIDAVENQSEAGAITIRTEVMEVENESSLALGMWQLEDKFTTHSSFSFSSPHVVIRIQDNGAGISEEVRDRIFEPFFTTKTAGNGAGLGLSISHQIVEKHGGVLKCFSEPGHGATFCIQIPIKQTMMLQPIFSSANGNKVFNSELSLAGII; translated from the coding sequence ATGGTTCCAGTTAACTTTAAAAAAATAGCAACAAAAAAAGAAGTAGTTGCTCTACTTGAGTATTTAAAACAGGAAACAGGTACAGCCATTCAAATTCACGATGCTGATGGCAAAAGAATAGTAGGAGTAGGTAGTGAAAACTCAACACATAGGTATCCAATTGAATTTGCCGACCGTGTTATTGGCTGGATTGCTGGTAGTGAAAAAGCTATTGCTATTGTTAACCTGATTTCTTACTTGCTAAAACAGGAATTTGAGAAAAAGGCGCTGGCAAACGAGTTATTAGAGAAATATCGAGAGCTGACTTTGCTCCATGATATTACGACTCAGATTACTGCTAGCTTAGAATTAAAAGAAGTTGCCCAACTGGTTATTGAGGGTGTTGGGAAACTAATTGAAGCTACAGGCGGATCGATTTCACTCCTGAATCAAAAAACAGGAGAGTTAGAATCTCTATCATCTGTTGGTCAAGCTTTTCCACCTCAAGAATCTTTGAAGTTAGGTGGAGGACTTATTGGTCGGATTGCTGACACAGGTAAAGGCGAGATTGTCAATGATATTACTGCCGATCCTAGATTTGGGGAGTATCAAGGACCAATCAAATCTTTAATTTGCGTCCCACTGAAGACGAAAGAACAAATGAATGGGGTGATATTTTTTTGGAGCCAAGAAGTAGATGAGCTGAGCGAGAGAACCGCGCTCTCATACAATTCTGAAGACTTAAAAATTCTGACAATGTTTGCTTTCCACGCAGCAGTAGCAATTGAGAAGGCTCTCCTTTACGAACAAAGTTGCATTTCTGCGACTGTTGCTCAAGCACAAGCTCAACAGTTACAGCAAGCTTTATATGAATTGCAACATACCCAAGCTCATCTAATTCAGAGTGAGAAAATGTCTAGTTTGGGACAGCTAGTAGCAGGAATTGCTCATGAGATCGACAGTCCCGTGAACTTCATTCATGGTAATCTCGCTTACATAAGTAATTATGCTCAGAATTTATTAAATTTGATCGAACTTTATCAAAAATATCATCCTAGCGATCGCGTTCAAATTCAAGAATTGATGGCAAACATTGACTTAGAATTTCTCTTAGAGGATTTACCAAAAACACTAAATTCAATGAAAGTAGATGTAGGACGCATTCGTAAAATTGCTCTGTCACTGCGTGACTTCTCTCGCTCTGATGAGTTAGAAATGAAGCCGATAGATATTAATGAAGGGATTGATAGTACTCTGCTGATTTTAGATAGTCGTCTGAAAGCAATCAGCAAGCATTCTGGAATTCGGATTGTTAGAGAATATGGCAAATTGCCTTTAATTGACTGTTATTCTAGTCAAATTAATCAAGTATTTATGAGTATTCTTGCTAACGCAATCGATGCTGTGGAAAATCAGAGCGAAGCTGGAGCCATTACCATTCGTACAGAAGTCATGGAAGTCGAAAATGAAAGTTCCTTAGCTTTAGGAATGTGGCAGCTTGAAGACAAATTTACCACTCATTCTAGTTTTTCCTTCTCTAGTCCCCACGTCGTTATTCGTATTCAAGATAATGGCGCTGGAATTAGCGAGGAAGTTCGCGATCGCATATTCGAGCCTTTCTTTACAACGAAAACTGCTGGTAATGGCGCTGGTTTGGGTCTTTCTATCAGTCACCAAATTGTTGAGAAGCACGGAGGAGTTTTAAAGTGTTTTTCCGAACCAGGACACGGAGCCACATTCTGTATTCAAATTCCGATTAAGCAAACAATGATGTTGCAACCTATATTCAGCTCAGCAAATGGAAATAAAGTATTCAATTCAGAATTATCGCTAGCTGGCATCATTTAA